TTATCTCTTAATCCTTAGCCAAATAATTAATTATTCTGTGCTAACTTTGCAACACTTACTTGTAAGCCTGGATCCCTTAAATTGCTGGGTGATGGGCACCTTATACACAATTCACAAATTTTTTTGCAGATGTCTGGTTTAAACTGTTAACTGTAATTAAATTTGGCAGGGGGAGAgggttatattttgttttttatgttcatGAGAAAATCATTGTCAGTAATGTCATGCTTTATCTTACTGTGCAAAGATGACCCACAACATACAGAGGGCATgtaattattagaatattatgcttccATCTTAGAAGGTATCTACACCAAGAACTTCATAATGAGTTCCTCATATTTAGGGTATAAATTAAGCTAAGAATATCTGTAATCAAAATAATATTGGATACctgaccagctggtgtggcttagtggttgaaccaggaggtctcagtttgattcctgatcagggcacatgcccgggttgcaggctccatccccagtgtggtgcgtgCAGGGAGttagctgatcaataattctctctcatcattgctgttgcactccctctccctctctgaaatcaataaaaatatattttttaaaaaagattggaTACTTCCTGGAATCTGAATTTCTAGAAGTTTTAACCCTGAAGGAACCTTAAATACCTGCTCTAAGCACGTTAAAAAACTGAAAAGTGCAGACTATGCCTTCAATTATATAGCAGTTTAGTTATGTATAACTCAAAGTGGGAAGTGCATTGTTCAAGGGAAGGGGTATGACAGTCACCTTTCATACAGCTTCATTTTTCAAGAATTATACTGGATAAGCTTCTGGCAACAAGTAAATCAGCTACAAACCACATAATGGGAGGAAAAGTATTCAGAAAGCAGTACAGCACGTTTAGTCCTACAAGTACTATTTCTCTACATCAGTATTCAACCCACACTGGATTACTCACTATTCTCTGAATGTGcttgttttttctgtttcttaaccCATTGTATGCCATAAGCATCTGTAGAAGCAAGCCACTCGCgtctataaaaaaatgttttccctaactggcagccctgaccaactttaaaatcctttttcatgagaattttcagctgaaaatattaaagaacacccaaattgtgagtaatatatttttataatcattgcaaattgatttttttaaattaagaatatcGTGGCATGTCAGTCAAGGGGGAGATGCTCTGTCTTGTAAGAACAGTTACAGTGAACTACCACTATTACAGCACTGCTGCATACTACCTTATAAGTATTGTGTCTAATACCCTTTCATGATTGTAATGTCCCTAAAAATAGGATTTTGGGGTTTTTATTTGGTACCCACACACATAATACTTAGTGCTTTGCCTTACACATACCTAATCAGTAATTCATTATATATTAAGTGAATGAAATTAAGTGTGGCTTTCAAAGTATAATTTAACTTTGAAAAACAATAGTAAAGGAAATTTGTCTAGAGTAGTCCCCACCTTACCCCTGACCTCCAGTAGATTCCTAAAACCCTGGATAGAACTGAACTCTATAGGtattgttttttcctatacatacatacttacaATAAAGTTTCCCATACATAGATATACCCATACATATAAGTTAGATACAGTAAgatttaacaataataaaatagaacaattataacaatatgatGTAATGAAATATGTGAATGGTATCTCAAAATACAGTTCtcacccttcttgtgatgatgtgagatgatacaatgTCTGCATGATGAGATGGCCTCCCAAATCAGCAAAAGCTGAAGACCTAGCAAGGTCTTCTGTGATGAGTCCCCACTTGCAAACCCTGCCATGCATATCCATGTTCATCTGTGTTATTCAAAAACTAAGCTTGCTCCCATCCTAGGGCTTTTGCACTTCTGTTTCCTCTACTTGGAAACTTCCCTCAGAAAACTATGTCTCAGATGTTTCAGTCCCTGATCCAATATCATCATCAAGAgtgttcccctccccaccccgtcaGTGCCACTAAATACTTCCTTCCGCTTCCTTCTCTCCGCCATGGAGGTTTGCGCATTCGCTTCTCCTTCACCATGTCTTCCCACACGACTTTCAGGATCAAGAGGTTCCTGgccaagaaacaaaagcagaatcgTCCCATTCCTCAATGGATTCGGATGAAAACTGGTAATAAAATCAAGTACAACTCgaagagacattggagaagaacCAAACTGGGCCTATGAGAAATCACACGTGAGAGATGACTCACATATTTATGCTGTATCCAGATTGCCTACACCCTTAAATGATTGAAAAGATGCTACTGTCTGGACAGTTGGGGCATTTTAATTGGAAGATTAATGAACTTGTGATTTTgctctgttgatttttttcccctgaaatagTAGGTTGGTTCAGTAATAAATGTGTGAaagctttataaaaaaaaaaaaagtgttcccctaggccagtggtcggcaaatcgcagctcgtgagccacgtggctctggccccttgagtgtggctcttccacaaaataccacgtgtgggcgtgcacatacagtgcgattgaaacttcatggcccatgcacagaagtcggtattttgtggaagagccacactcaaggggccaaagagccgcatgtggctcgcgagccacagtttgccgaccactgccctaggccctcTAAAATACCACCACCCTCAACTGTCCTCCCCCTGCTTTAGTTTTCCTCCATTGTAAATAGAATACAGTATTTGTGTCCACTTCATGTATACTGTATATAATATTTCTTGGTGTGTCTACCTGTGCCCTCCCCCCTATT
This is a stretch of genomic DNA from Myotis daubentonii chromosome 4, mMyoDau2.1, whole genome shotgun sequence. It encodes these proteins:
- the LOC132233337 gene encoding large ribosomal subunit protein eL39-like, with the translated sequence MSQMFQSLIQYHHQECSPPHPVSATKYFLPLPSLRHGGLRIRFSFTMSSHTTFRIKRFLAKKQKQNRPIPQWIRMKTGNKIKYNSKRHWRRTKLGL